Proteins encoded together in one Desulfurobacterium indicum window:
- a CDS encoding BamA/OMP85 family outer membrane protein, which translates to MKQFLLLLFFILFSPVVHAEVQVVSSVPFPEYLKEELQSEASLVCKIDDCSQTIPKLLSVLGFEGRWYNGKILIEKNLIIKDVVFENLPSELLKNAQTIKNFLTGQKFSPSFIENARLLLRFKLQDIGFRDADVDVTTKLTSTGYVVIFRIQHGLPHQIGKIKIICDDMGIKNFVESQLKSVVGRRLKRTYLFKKLKQIEEHFVSLGYYNFEIVTDTRVYGEDDKKKSVELIVKVKPGKQYKIKIAGNHRISTDKILAVLTFKRDRTFDEFEVEQSKKNIINLYKNSGFPYAEVNVNLKSLSKNKVLVIFHIREGTFVKIKVVEVKCSREIDRKVYNNIMDVASDLEGEVYSQKKINDVKDLILYILKENGYLNGTLSEKFVNSKLEFFVKPGKQFLVSGLSGVPFKLNRRFPFPYSLEFEEKLKSDVADYYRDNGYLDVRVDLEKKKISKGNKVLLYLRVRVDKGQHYHVGFSLFTGLTRTRLSSLEPVRVVKPGSFYNRRKIIEQYSILSDTRIFSMVDLKEIKSVKTVNPVFVLKESPALMVKGFIGYCTDAGVTVKGSARSSSPFGRAFSVFLSGEYRKTEGSNIFLRIGKSGIFSPRNRGYLSLIRKTEIFESFNVERYITRFEISRKQGKALKQSYGTEISKEIVDDIASGRTKFYKRTLFIITDYDKRDSFSNPTRGYRFYLKLSYTGGFLGGDADYFLSEIKVLKLKNIKRKFVVAFRAGVGYIKPFGSGVPIQDRFYLGGAESIRGYKYGTISPVDSFGNYVGGNFYSLASIELRYMIFKELQIAIFCDSGDVFPDVSDFTFNGWYSSLGLGFRYLTPVGPLRIDYGYKLKPVDGQGRGRFHISFGFPF; encoded by the coding sequence ATGAAGCAGTTTTTGCTTCTGTTGTTTTTTATTCTTTTTTCCCCTGTAGTGCATGCGGAAGTTCAGGTTGTTTCCAGCGTGCCTTTTCCCGAGTATTTAAAAGAAGAGCTTCAAAGTGAAGCGTCATTGGTTTGTAAAATAGATGATTGTTCTCAGACAATACCCAAGTTGTTAAGCGTTTTAGGATTTGAGGGAAGATGGTATAACGGAAAAATATTGATAGAAAAAAATTTGATAATTAAAGATGTGGTATTTGAGAATTTACCTTCTGAACTTTTGAAAAATGCTCAAACAATAAAAAATTTCCTTACAGGACAGAAGTTTTCTCCTTCTTTTATTGAAAATGCCAGGTTGTTATTAAGGTTTAAGCTACAGGATATAGGATTTAGAGATGCTGATGTTGATGTTACCACGAAACTTACATCTACAGGTTATGTTGTAATTTTTCGTATCCAGCACGGCTTACCGCATCAAATAGGAAAAATAAAGATAATTTGTGATGATATGGGTATTAAAAATTTTGTTGAATCACAGTTAAAATCTGTTGTTGGAAGGCGTTTAAAAAGAACATATCTGTTTAAAAAGTTGAAGCAGATAGAGGAACATTTTGTTTCTCTCGGGTATTACAACTTTGAGATTGTTACCGATACGAGGGTTTACGGGGAAGATGATAAGAAAAAAAGTGTGGAACTTATTGTAAAAGTTAAACCGGGTAAGCAGTATAAAATAAAAATTGCAGGCAATCATCGCATATCTACCGATAAAATACTGGCTGTTTTGACTTTTAAGAGGGATAGAACTTTTGACGAATTTGAGGTAGAACAGAGTAAGAAGAATATAATTAATCTTTATAAAAATAGCGGTTTTCCTTATGCTGAAGTTAATGTCAATCTAAAAAGCCTTTCGAAAAATAAGGTTTTAGTGATCTTTCACATAAGAGAGGGGACATTTGTTAAAATTAAGGTCGTTGAAGTTAAGTGTTCCCGGGAAATAGATAGAAAAGTTTACAACAATATAATGGATGTAGCGTCTGATCTGGAAGGAGAGGTTTATTCTCAGAAAAAAATAAATGATGTGAAAGATTTAATATTGTATATTTTAAAAGAAAACGGGTATTTAAATGGCACACTTTCTGAAAAATTTGTCAATTCAAAACTTGAATTTTTTGTAAAGCCTGGTAAGCAATTTCTTGTATCAGGATTGTCCGGTGTTCCGTTTAAATTAAATAGACGATTTCCCTTTCCCTACTCGTTGGAATTTGAGGAAAAACTGAAATCAGACGTTGCTGATTATTACAGAGATAACGGCTATCTTGATGTAAGAGTTGATTTGGAAAAAAAGAAAATTAGTAAGGGAAATAAAGTATTACTCTATCTACGTGTGCGTGTGGATAAAGGGCAACATTATCATGTAGGTTTTTCTCTTTTTACAGGTTTAACCAGGACTCGTCTTTCTTCTCTTGAACCTGTTAGAGTCGTGAAGCCGGGAAGCTTTTATAACAGAAGAAAGATAATAGAGCAGTATTCTATTCTCTCCGATACCAGAATTTTCTCTATGGTTGATTTAAAAGAAATAAAGTCAGTTAAAACGGTTAACCCGGTTTTTGTTTTAAAAGAATCTCCCGCTCTTATGGTTAAAGGTTTTATTGGTTACTGCACCGATGCAGGAGTTACCGTTAAAGGAAGTGCCAGAAGCAGTTCTCCTTTTGGTAGAGCTTTTTCCGTTTTTCTTTCAGGAGAATACAGAAAAACGGAAGGTTCGAATATCTTTTTGAGGATAGGTAAATCGGGTATTTTTTCTCCAAGGAATAGAGGTTATTTAAGTTTAATCCGGAAAACTGAAATTTTTGAAAGTTTTAACGTTGAACGTTATATTACCCGTTTTGAGATAAGCAGGAAACAGGGAAAGGCATTGAAACAGAGTTATGGAACAGAGATTTCGAAGGAGATAGTTGACGATATTGCTTCAGGAAGGACGAAATTTTATAAGAGGACGCTGTTTATAATTACAGACTATGATAAAAGAGACAGTTTTTCAAATCCCACCAGAGGTTACAGATTTTATTTAAAACTTTCGTATACAGGAGGATTTTTGGGCGGTGATGCAGATTACTTCCTTTCTGAGATTAAAGTGCTTAAGTTGAAAAACATAAAAAGAAAATTTGTTGTTGCTTTTAGAGCTGGAGTCGGTTATATAAAACCTTTTGGAAGTGGTGTTCCCATTCAGGATAGGTTTTACCTGGGAGGTGCTGAAAGTATTAGAGGTTATAAATACGGAACGATTTCTCCTGTTGATAGTTTCGGAAATTATGTAGGAGGTAATTTTTATTCTCTGGCAAGCATAGAATTGAGATACATGATATTTAAAGAATTACAGATTGCCATTTTCTGCGATTCGGGGGATGTCTTTCCCGATGTTTCTGATTTTACGTTTAATGGATGGTATTCATCTTTGGGATTGGGGTTTCGCTACTTAACGCCAGTTGGTCCGTTGAGGATTGATTACGGATATAAATTAAAACCTGTTGACGGACAGGGGAGGGGAAGATTCCATATATCTTTCGGCTTTCCTTTCTGA
- a CDS encoding radical SAM protein yields MKYIFGPVFSRRLGLSLGVDLVPYKVCSMDCLYCEVGKTTLKTIDRKEYIPVDEVIGELKSFLSKRPPVDYVTFSGFGEPTLNSGLGKVVKFLKSEFPQIPVALLTNSSLLFRDDVIGEISDIDVVLPSFDAAFKETFRKINRPFPELTVELIKTGIRRLREETNAKIWLETLFVKGINDSDAEVKAIGDFIFEIKPERWQINTVVRPPAYDIVGLSVEELERIKMLVGYPETEIIGKSSAERKKMPVKDIKNEILELVKRRPCPVDEIADALGLLEGEVKVALDSLLKEGRVEYVIYGDRKYLKGKENL; encoded by the coding sequence ATGAAATATATTTTCGGCCCTGTTTTTTCAAGAAGATTAGGCCTTTCTTTAGGTGTTGATCTTGTGCCCTATAAGGTTTGCAGTATGGATTGTCTTTACTGTGAGGTCGGGAAAACGACACTTAAGACAATTGATAGGAAAGAATATATTCCTGTCGATGAGGTTATAGGTGAGTTAAAATCTTTTCTTTCTAAAAGACCACCAGTTGATTATGTTACGTTTAGCGGTTTTGGAGAGCCAACTCTTAATTCTGGATTGGGAAAAGTTGTTAAGTTTTTAAAGTCAGAGTTTCCTCAAATTCCGGTTGCACTTCTTACAAATAGTTCCCTTCTTTTTAGAGACGATGTTATTGGTGAGATTAGTGATATTGATGTCGTTCTTCCTTCCTTTGACGCTGCTTTTAAAGAAACTTTTAGAAAGATTAACCGTCCATTTCCTGAATTGACGGTAGAACTTATTAAAACTGGTATTAGAAGGTTAAGAGAAGAGACGAACGCTAAGATATGGCTTGAGACCTTATTTGTTAAAGGAATAAATGATTCTGATGCGGAAGTAAAAGCAATAGGTGACTTTATTTTTGAGATAAAACCTGAGAGGTGGCAGATAAATACGGTTGTCAGGCCTCCTGCTTATGATATTGTAGGATTATCAGTAGAGGAGCTAGAAAGGATAAAAATGCTTGTTGGTTATCCTGAAACAGAAATAATAGGGAAATCTTCTGCTGAAAGAAAAAAAATGCCCGTGAAAGATATAAAAAATGAGATTTTGGAGCTTGTGAAGAGGAGGCCCTGTCCCGTGGACGAGATTGCTGATGCTTTAGGATTGCTTGAAGGAGAAGTTAAGGTTGCCCTTGATTCTCTTCTGAAAGAAGGAAGAGTCGAATATGTAATTTATGGAGACAGGAAGTATTTAAAAGGTAAGGAGAATTTATGA
- a CDS encoding urea transporter codes for MDSSRIKKFFRAFLNSYAGIFFISDPVFGAVLFLVSIINFNMGFAGFLCVLSAYLFARLLGLKETFLGLDFYIYNPLLVGLAIGYLFKLGPLTLIFLVSLGILTFLITYSLSSIFSYYFKLPVLSIPFVIGSFIVYLASLRYSNLFVTSLYPHYPSWDFSLPVFFKGFFDSIGTILFSPYTLAGVIIFLALFLYSRILAFLAIIGYFGATLVTALMTGSFEKAFSDISAFNYILIAMAVGGVFLIPSPKSYFMALVASLIAVPVVESTKTFWQHFGIPVFALPFNTVTLLMVYTLGLVGYETLTKFYRGTPEKTLDYFLTVIKRFPFWGREISLPFTGEWTVWQSFHGKWTHKGVWQYAVDFVITDEEGKTFSGDGSLLSDYYAFQKPVLSPVRGRVVKVVSNLPDNPPGKADKENNLGNFIQILDERGFYVVIGHLSKDSIKVKPGDWVEKGKFLGLCGNSGYSPQPHIHIHVQLLPEIGAPTVPFSFAPFIKKGNVFVDNGVPEDNDRVRPVYPDKSLHDRLNMLIDMVFRFEVFENGKKTGIFQAVVKMAPDGTFYMTDGKAKLYFGISHGTFYCYNFEGSDSSYLKYIFLASPKVPLYFEKGLVWKDYLPIELVGKRFTKAFFRFLASFNHNFYEIKGTYRVIDTSSFAGKVKFMNLEILTETILHERIGFDSVRVDMKGNRIVLRRIRDEKIFISNFDIDGNNYSIDR; via the coding sequence ATGGATAGCAGTAGAATAAAGAAATTTTTTCGTGCCTTTCTAAATAGTTATGCAGGTATTTTTTTTATTTCCGATCCGGTCTTTGGCGCTGTTCTTTTTTTGGTTTCTATCATTAATTTTAATATGGGATTTGCAGGTTTTTTATGTGTTCTTTCAGCTTATCTTTTTGCACGGCTCTTAGGCTTGAAGGAAACTTTTTTGGGACTTGATTTCTACATTTATAATCCTTTGCTTGTCGGTCTGGCTATTGGTTATCTTTTTAAGCTAGGTCCCTTAACTCTCATATTTTTGGTAAGTTTGGGTATACTTACTTTTTTAATAACATATTCTCTCTCTTCCATTTTTTCTTACTATTTTAAGCTTCCTGTATTGAGTATCCCGTTTGTTATAGGGAGCTTTATTGTTTATCTTGCTTCTTTACGTTATTCCAATTTGTTTGTTACCAGCCTTTATCCCCATTATCCCAGCTGGGATTTTTCCTTGCCTGTGTTTTTTAAAGGTTTTTTTGACTCTATTGGAACTATTCTTTTTTCTCCCTATACGCTTGCCGGTGTGATAATTTTTCTGGCGTTATTTCTCTACTCAAGAATACTGGCGTTCCTTGCAATTATAGGATATTTCGGTGCAACTCTGGTTACAGCTCTTATGACAGGTTCTTTTGAAAAAGCGTTCAGCGATATTTCTGCTTTTAATTATATTCTTATTGCTATGGCTGTAGGTGGTGTTTTTCTGATCCCTTCACCTAAAAGTTATTTTATGGCTCTTGTGGCATCTTTGATAGCTGTTCCGGTTGTAGAATCAACTAAAACGTTCTGGCAACATTTTGGTATTCCTGTGTTTGCATTGCCTTTTAATACAGTTACGCTTTTAATGGTTTATACTCTTGGACTTGTAGGGTATGAAACTTTGACAAAGTTTTACCGTGGAACGCCGGAAAAAACTCTTGATTATTTTTTGACTGTTATTAAGCGTTTTCCTTTTTGGGGAAGAGAAATTTCCTTGCCTTTTACCGGTGAATGGACGGTTTGGCAATCGTTTCATGGTAAGTGGACCCATAAAGGTGTCTGGCAGTATGCGGTTGATTTTGTAATTACCGATGAAGAGGGAAAAACTTTTTCTGGTGACGGTTCTTTACTTTCTGATTATTATGCTTTTCAGAAACCTGTTTTATCGCCTGTCAGAGGAAGGGTTGTAAAGGTTGTTTCTAATCTTCCGGATAATCCTCCAGGAAAAGCCGATAAGGAAAATAATCTGGGGAATTTTATTCAAATACTTGATGAAAGGGGCTTTTATGTTGTTATAGGTCATCTGAGTAAGGATTCTATTAAAGTGAAACCGGGAGATTGGGTGGAAAAAGGGAAATTTCTGGGATTGTGCGGGAATTCTGGTTATTCTCCACAGCCTCATATTCATATACATGTTCAGCTTTTACCTGAGATAGGTGCTCCGACAGTTCCTTTTAGTTTTGCTCCTTTTATTAAGAAAGGTAATGTGTTCGTTGACAATGGTGTTCCTGAAGATAATGATAGGGTAAGGCCGGTTTATCCCGATAAAAGTTTGCATGACCGTTTAAATATGTTGATAGATATGGTTTTTAGGTTTGAAGTGTTTGAAAATGGAAAGAAAACTGGTATTTTCCAGGCAGTTGTGAAAATGGCTCCAGATGGAACATTTTATATGACTGACGGTAAGGCTAAACTCTATTTCGGTATCAGTCATGGCACATTTTACTGTTACAATTTTGAGGGAAGTGATAGTTCTTACCTTAAATATATTTTCCTTGCTTCTCCCAAGGTGCCACTCTATTTTGAGAAAGGTTTAGTCTGGAAAGATTATCTTCCGATAGAACTTGTTGGAAAAAGATTCACGAAAGCATTTTTTAGATTTCTTGCCTCTTTTAATCATAATTTTTATGAAATAAAAGGAACTTATAGGGTGATAGATACTTCGTCTTTTGCAGGAAAAGTAAAGTTTATGAATTTAGAGATATTAACAGAGACAATTCTTCATGAAAGAATAGGTTTTGATTCCGTTAGGGTAGATATGAAAGGGAATAGAATTGTTTTGAGGAGGATCAGAGATGAGAAGATTTTTATCAGCAACTTTGATATTGATGGGAATAATTACAGTATTGACAGGTAG